The following are encoded in a window of Amphibacillus xylanus NBRC 15112 genomic DNA:
- a CDS encoding pseudouridine synthase — protein sequence MRLDKLLAHSGFGSRKDVKQLLKSARVTVNDKKASSGKIHVNPELDQVYVDGERVVYEEFVYFLLNKPAGVISATEDFKDKTVIDLLDPIDQSKSPFPVGRLDKDTEGLLLLTNDGKLAHQLLSPKNNIGKTYYAIINQEVTEADQIAFKNGVVLDDGYQTKPAELVILTNDGTSEVELTITEGKFHQVKRMFEAVGKRVIYLKRIAMAEWKLDPDLGKGKYRRLTEEEISYLKQLN from the coding sequence TTGCGTTTAGATAAATTATTAGCTCATTCAGGTTTTGGCAGTCGGAAAGATGTTAAACAACTATTGAAGTCTGCACGTGTTACAGTAAATGATAAAAAGGCGAGTTCAGGAAAAATTCATGTGAATCCAGAGCTTGATCAGGTTTATGTCGATGGTGAACGTGTCGTTTATGAGGAATTTGTATACTTTTTGCTTAACAAGCCAGCGGGTGTCATTAGTGCGACAGAGGATTTTAAAGATAAAACAGTAATTGATTTATTAGATCCGATTGATCAGTCAAAATCACCTTTTCCGGTAGGGCGGTTGGATAAAGATACTGAGGGTTTACTCTTGTTGACCAATGACGGGAAATTAGCTCATCAGCTGCTCTCACCGAAAAATAATATTGGTAAGACCTACTACGCGATTATTAATCAAGAAGTAACAGAAGCAGACCAAATTGCATTTAAAAATGGTGTCGTACTTGATGATGGTTATCAAACGAAACCGGCTGAACTAGTTATTTTGACCAATGACGGGACATCTGAAGTGGAGTTAACCATTACTGAAGGAAAATTCCATCAAGTAAAGCGGATGTTTGAAGCAGTAGGGAAACGTGTGATTTATTTGAAGCGTATTGCAATGGCAGAATGGAAGCTAGACCCAGATTTAGGCAAGGGAAAGTATCGTCGTTTAACTGAGGAAGAGATTTCATATTTAAAACAACTGAATTAA
- a CDS encoding DeoR family transcriptional regulator encodes MSQPTTRMLTRIKAVYLFIRDEGPVSTSDIAEEFDITERTVQRDLNILAYNDLVVSPSRGKWSITKKKVKIS; translated from the coding sequence TTGAGTCAACCAACAACAAGGATGCTTACAAGGATCAAGGCAGTCTACTTATTTATTCGCGATGAAGGCCCTGTATCAACTTCTGATATTGCTGAAGAATTTGATATAACAGAGCGTACCGTACAAAGAGACTTGAATATTCTTGCCTATAATGATCTTGTTGTAAGCCCAAGTAGAGGTAAATGGTCAATTACGAAAAAGAAGGTAAAGATCTCATAA
- a CDS encoding phosphotransferase family protein, which produces MQHVLGKDWVIKSAGGSSGEAYYAQSKQKRIFLKRNSSPFLAVLSAQGIVPKLIWTKRLENGDVITAQEWHDGREMQPEVIHHPKVAELLGRIHHSAELLDMLTRMGKKPLRPTTLYREIEQTVLENDRTNSDLIINDALAWMRAQLSKLIHIKPVVCHGDLNHNNWLITNKGQLYLIDWDNAAIGDPAIDLAMLFSTYVENKEWDTWLMNYGVKGNRSLYLRIHWYMLYQVIREIHSSNEDEYQVQKARLIEMLARANNYITQ; this is translated from the coding sequence GTGCAACATGTATTAGGTAAAGATTGGGTAATTAAATCTGCTGGTGGCTCTAGTGGTGAAGCGTACTATGCGCAATCTAAACAAAAGCGTATATTTTTAAAGAGAAATTCTTCACCGTTTCTAGCAGTTCTATCTGCACAAGGAATTGTTCCTAAGTTAATTTGGACAAAACGTTTAGAAAATGGCGATGTCATTACTGCACAAGAATGGCATGATGGCAGAGAGATGCAACCTGAAGTGATCCATCACCCTAAAGTTGCGGAATTATTAGGTCGGATCCATCATTCTGCAGAATTGCTTGACATGCTCACCCGAATGGGCAAAAAGCCATTAAGGCCAACAACGCTTTATCGAGAAATTGAACAAACTGTGTTAGAAAATGATAGAACTAACTCAGATCTAATTATTAATGATGCACTTGCTTGGATGCGAGCACAACTTTCCAAACTTATTCATATAAAACCAGTTGTCTGTCATGGTGATTTAAACCACAACAATTGGCTGATTACTAATAAGGGACAACTTTATTTAATTGACTGGGATAATGCCGCAATCGGTGATCCAGCAATTGATTTAGCCATGCTATTTTCTACTTATGTTGAGAATAAAGAGTGGGATACGTGGTTAATGAATTATGGTGTGAAGGGTAATCGATCATTGTATCTTCGGATTCATTGGTATATGCTCTATCAAGTAATAAGAGAAATACATTCTTCAAATGAAGATGAATATCAAGTACAAAAAGCAAGATTAATAGAAATGCTAGCAAGAGCTAATAATTATATAACCCAATAA
- a CDS encoding PepSY domain-containing protein — MNWKKALGILGLGITIGYIAKSKINDMPIQAEQALKIAKEKFKEGGAVSGSWIYMKSEEITLHGLNYLVYRGGITRTINEENKQYEFYVDAHTGTIISTEETNNII; from the coding sequence ATGAATTGGAAGAAGGCGTTGGGCATTTTAGGGCTCGGCATTACAATTGGTTATATTGCAAAATCAAAAATTAATGATATGCCTATTCAAGCAGAACAAGCACTAAAAATAGCAAAGGAAAAATTTAAAGAAGGCGGAGCTGTTAGTGGCTCTTGGATCTATATGAAAAGCGAAGAAATCACATTGCACGGCTTAAATTATCTTGTTTACCGTGGTGGGATTACTCGAACGATTAACGAAGAAAACAAACAGTATGAATTTTATGTAGATGCCCATACCGGAACAATTATTTCAACAGAGGAAACAAATAACATTATTTAA
- a CDS encoding M42 family metallopeptidase, with protein sequence MKQETLDMFKTLTELQGAPGNEHLVRQYMRTELEKYSDEIIQDRLGGIFGVRKGKGPKVLVAGHMDEVGFMVTQITKNGMIKFQPLGGWWNQVMLAQRVQIMTDNGPVIGVIGSIPPHNLTPEQRAKPMEMKNMLIDIGADDEEDAKAIGIRPGQSILPVTPFTPMSNPKKILAKAWDNRYGCGLAIELLKELKDVELPNELYSGATVQEEVGLRGAQVAANMIKPDIFYALDASPANDMSGDDKEFGQIGKGALLRIFDRTMITHRGIREFVLDIAESNNIKYQYFISQGGTDAGRVHLSNDGVPSAVIGIPSRYIHTHASIIHVDDYAAAKELIVELVKHTDANMVEYLRNNS encoded by the coding sequence TTGAAACAAGAAACCTTGGATATGTTTAAAACATTGACAGAATTACAAGGAGCGCCAGGAAACGAACACCTTGTACGTCAATATATGCGAACGGAGTTAGAAAAATATTCTGATGAGATCATTCAGGATCGTCTAGGTGGCATTTTTGGTGTTAGAAAAGGTAAAGGACCTAAAGTTTTAGTGGCTGGTCACATGGATGAAGTCGGCTTTATGGTTACTCAAATTACGAAGAACGGTATGATCAAATTTCAACCATTAGGTGGTTGGTGGAATCAAGTCATGTTGGCTCAACGTGTACAAATCATGACTGACAATGGTCCGGTTATTGGTGTGATTGGTTCAATACCACCACATAACTTAACGCCTGAACAACGTGCGAAGCCTATGGAAATGAAAAATATGTTGATTGATATTGGTGCGGATGATGAAGAAGATGCAAAAGCAATTGGTATTCGACCTGGTCAATCGATTTTACCGGTTACACCATTTACACCAATGAGTAACCCTAAAAAAATATTAGCTAAAGCATGGGATAATCGCTACGGTTGCGGTCTTGCGATTGAATTATTAAAAGAGTTAAAAGACGTAGAGTTACCGAATGAGCTTTACTCTGGAGCAACAGTTCAAGAAGAGGTTGGCTTACGTGGAGCACAGGTAGCGGCTAATATGATTAAGCCAGATATCTTTTATGCGCTTGATGCGTCTCCAGCAAATGATATGTCAGGTGATGATAAAGAGTTTGGTCAAATCGGTAAGGGAGCCTTATTACGTATTTTTGACCGCACGATGATCACTCATCGAGGTATACGTGAGTTTGTATTAGATATTGCTGAGTCTAATAATATTAAATACCAATACTTCATTTCTCAGGGAGGAACGGACGCAGGGCGCGTTCATCTTTCAAACGATGGTGTACCTTCAGCAGTTATCGGTATTCCATCACGCTATATTCACACACATGCATCAATTATTCATGTAGATGACTATGCAGCTGCGAAAGAACTAATCGTTGAGCTAGTTAAGCATACAGATGCTAATATGGTGGAATACTTAAGAAATAATAGTTAA
- a CDS encoding DUF84 family protein: MKIIIGSQNKAKITAVKNIFRTSEIIGIQAPSGVSDQPMSDQETLTGSINRARYCQESELGVIGIGLEGGVMQLNHQLLLCNWGALVDPSGNVYIASGARIPLPDQITKALRSGRELGEIIDEFAKKENVRHHEGTIGILTNEELTRSEMFEHVVKQLKGQYMLAKQQYNVDKI, translated from the coding sequence ATGAAAATAATCATTGGTTCACAAAATAAAGCTAAAATAACAGCTGTAAAAAATATATTTAGAACAAGTGAAATTATCGGCATCCAAGCTCCTTCTGGAGTATCTGATCAGCCCATGTCTGATCAAGAGACACTAACCGGATCTATCAACCGTGCAAGGTATTGTCAGGAATCTGAACTAGGTGTAATTGGCATTGGCTTAGAAGGTGGAGTGATGCAATTAAATCATCAGTTGCTCTTGTGCAATTGGGGAGCATTGGTTGATCCATCAGGAAATGTCTATATAGCAAGTGGAGCAAGAATTCCATTGCCAGATCAAATTACTAAAGCTTTGCGATCAGGTCGTGAATTAGGTGAAATTATTGATGAATTTGCGAAAAAAGAAAATGTCCGCCATCATGAAGGGACGATTGGGATATTAACGAACGAAGAACTGACCCGTAGTGAAATGTTTGAGCATGTGGTTAAACAATTAAAAGGGCAATATATGTTGGCAAAACAACAATATAATGTGGATAAAATATGA
- a CDS encoding PTS transporter subunit IIC — protein MQTFLKRKNIELSAYAYFITALSYMALGLFSSLIIGLIINTLGEQLEHFLGASSISEFFIEMGTFAMDGKIVGGAIGIAVAYSLKAPPLVLFSTLFAGAFGYSLGGPVGAYVSVIFATEFGKIVSKETRVDIIVTPLVTIVVGYVVGKFIGPPIGAFMTGLGEIINWSTNQQPFVMGIIVSVLMGWALTAPISSAAIAIMLSLDGLAAGAAVIGCSAQMVGFAVSSYRENGVGGLLAQGIGTSMLQVANIIKRPLIMIPPTVASIVMAPIGTVWLQMTNNPSGAGMGTSGLVGQMMAFQTMGFTFPVFLQVLFVHIIGPALVSLLVSEWMRRKGLIKYGDLALVYD, from the coding sequence ATGCAAACATTTCTAAAAAGAAAAAATATTGAATTATCCGCATATGCTTATTTTATTACTGCGTTAAGTTACATGGCATTAGGTTTATTCTCATCTCTCATTATTGGACTTATCATTAATACGCTTGGAGAGCAACTTGAGCATTTTCTTGGTGCTTCTTCAATTAGTGAGTTTTTCATTGAAATGGGTACATTCGCAATGGATGGTAAAATCGTTGGTGGTGCAATTGGGATTGCTGTTGCTTATAGTTTAAAAGCACCACCACTTGTGTTATTTTCTACTTTATTTGCTGGTGCATTTGGTTATAGCTTAGGTGGTCCAGTTGGTGCTTACGTTAGTGTTATATTTGCGACAGAGTTTGGTAAAATAGTTTCAAAGGAAACTAGAGTCGACATAATCGTAACACCTCTTGTCACGATTGTGGTAGGATATGTAGTAGGGAAATTTATTGGCCCGCCGATAGGTGCTTTTATGACTGGCTTAGGTGAAATAATTAACTGGTCAACGAATCAACAGCCATTCGTAATGGGGATTATTGTGTCTGTATTAATGGGCTGGGCGCTAACAGCACCAATCTCTAGTGCTGCGATTGCAATTATGCTATCGCTAGACGGTCTAGCCGCAGGTGCAGCTGTGATCGGTTGTTCAGCACAAATGGTAGGATTTGCTGTGAGTAGCTACCGCGAAAATGGAGTTGGTGGACTACTCGCACAAGGGATTGGGACTTCAATGCTCCAAGTTGCCAATATCATTAAGCGTCCATTGATCATGATCCCACCAACTGTTGCCTCGATAGTTATGGCACCGATTGGAACAGTATGGCTTCAAATGACTAATAACCCATCAGGAGCAGGCATGGGAACTTCGGGGTTAGTTGGTCAAATGATGGCCTTTCAAACAATGGGTTTTACTTTCCCGGTTTTTCTACAAGTCTTATTCGTTCATATTATTGGTCCAGCTCTTGTCAGTCTACTTGTTTCTGAATGGATGAGAAGAAAAGGTTTAATTAAATATGGCGATTTAGCACTTGTATATGATTAA
- a CDS encoding thioredoxin family protein, translated as MKSLQTEAQFYELLETGKTVFLFTAEWCSDCRVIEPFLPELEETFSDITFISVDRDQFIDLCIKYDIFGIPSFLAFDQGEEVARFVSKDRKTREEIEAFLSKISAA; from the coding sequence TTGAAAAGTTTACAGACAGAAGCACAATTCTACGAACTATTAGAAACAGGGAAAACTGTATTTTTATTTACTGCTGAATGGTGCTCAGATTGCCGAGTAATTGAACCGTTTTTACCAGAGTTAGAAGAGACGTTTAGTGATATCACATTTATCTCAGTAGATCGTGATCAATTTATCGATCTGTGTATAAAATATGATATTTTCGGCATTCCTAGTTTCTTAGCTTTTGATCAAGGAGAAGAAGTAGCTCGTTTTGTGAGTAAAGATCGAAAGACTCGTGAGGAAATTGAAGCCTTCTTATCAAAGATAAGTGCAGCCTAA
- a CDS encoding DUF1444 domain-containing protein has translation MAITTLQLKKKLDQMFSENEWRTSFKRDKDQYRVEWKDTGKGVNIALPNLVAKYEKHGEQAIKEIVSHVKLSLQMISQKAELIGNEKNIFPVIRSTSFPKESKTGKKLVYQDHTAETRIYYAIDFGQTYQLIDQDLLDQANWSESQLKEMATFNLRSLPIDLKKDTVAGNDFYFVSANDGYDASRILNESWLIEMKERVKGELALAVPHQDTLIIADVQNDMGYDILAQMAMQYFAEGRVPITALSFLYENKKLEPIFILAKKKPIDQKNKQKDE, from the coding sequence ATGGCTATAACAACACTTCAACTAAAAAAGAAACTTGATCAGATGTTTTCAGAAAATGAGTGGAGAACATCTTTTAAACGTGACAAGGATCAATATCGAGTTGAATGGAAAGATACAGGCAAAGGTGTTAATATTGCATTACCTAACCTTGTAGCTAAGTATGAAAAGCATGGTGAACAGGCAATTAAAGAGATCGTATCTCATGTAAAATTGTCATTACAAATGATAAGTCAAAAGGCGGAGTTAATTGGAAATGAAAAAAATATTTTCCCAGTAATCCGTAGTACTTCTTTTCCTAAAGAATCTAAAACGGGGAAAAAGTTAGTTTACCAAGACCATACAGCTGAAACACGGATATATTATGCAATTGACTTTGGCCAAACCTATCAATTAATCGATCAGGATTTGCTAGATCAAGCAAATTGGTCAGAAAGTCAGTTGAAAGAAATGGCGACATTTAATTTGAGATCATTACCAATAGATTTGAAAAAGGATACAGTAGCTGGAAATGATTTTTATTTTGTGTCAGCAAATGATGGCTATGATGCAAGTAGAATTCTAAATGAATCCTGGCTAATTGAAATGAAAGAAAGAGTAAAAGGCGAATTAGCACTTGCTGTGCCACATCAAGATACATTAATTATCGCAGATGTACAAAATGATATGGGCTATGATATTCTAGCACAGATGGCGATGCAATATTTTGCTGAGGGACGCGTCCCAATTACAGCTTTATCTTTTCTGTATGAAAATAAAAAGCTAGAGCCAATATTTATTTTAGCAAAGAAAAAACCAATCGATCAAAAAAATAAGCAAAAGGATGAGTGA
- the ytpR gene encoding YtpR family tRNA-binding protein translates to MLIYYNTVGIGDVLLIPLKEGNRDTTDFRKYGDVVEIYDTESNQINGYNIFNSSKYIELTDGKHELTEELLKQINEIFEKNGAPNPLEVDLSPKFVVGYVKSKEKHKNADKLSVCQVDLGDETVQIVCGAANVDAGQHVVVAKVGAVMPSGMEIKEAKLRDVDSYGMICSKKELGLPTSPEEKGIYVLSGDVEAGQPFKFN, encoded by the coding sequence ATGTTGATTTACTATAATACAGTTGGAATCGGTGATGTACTATTGATACCTTTAAAGGAAGGGAATCGAGATACGACTGATTTTCGTAAATATGGCGATGTTGTAGAGATTTATGATACAGAATCAAACCAAATTAACGGCTACAATATTTTTAATAGCTCAAAGTACATTGAATTAACAGATGGAAAACATGAATTAACTGAGGAATTATTAAAGCAAATTAATGAGATCTTTGAAAAAAACGGTGCGCCTAATCCATTAGAAGTTGATTTGTCACCTAAATTCGTAGTCGGTTATGTAAAGTCAAAAGAAAAACATAAAAATGCAGATAAATTAAGTGTCTGTCAAGTTGATTTAGGTGATGAAACGGTACAAATCGTCTGTGGAGCAGCTAATGTCGATGCTGGTCAGCACGTTGTCGTTGCAAAAGTAGGGGCGGTTATGCCGAGCGGAATGGAAATAAAAGAAGCAAAATTAAGAGATGTAGATTCATATGGCATGATTTGCTCTAAGAAAGAATTAGGATTACCTACCTCACCAGAAGAAAAAGGAATTTATGTTTTATCAGGTGACGTTGAAGCGGGTCAACCGTTTAAATTTAATTAA
- a CDS encoding DNA translocase FtsK, with translation MRERFIGKIKQFFSSEQQEEKQVAIPKQKSSETIKARVSYQYPKNDSFRFPMPIDQPTVGDMERETIRRDRRYHERQIEAPVPSTKRPFKPSVVASPIHGFQSYEHDNEDLLDKPAFLRRDRESRIKDRLQNAEVDNQQDNRQSEPAVDVDLNELISEKRKSQITSDMPLLKEKVQHTETEPDDKLEHQEPVISTKDTKQEQTSRIQEKMRPYNVIMTPSDKRRLREKKIQQVSTEKRELPSLHLLNDQPTGLNQDQAWIDDQAKKLTETLAEFNVNAQVVNVMQGPAVTRFEIKPEMGVKVSKIRNLSDDIKLNMAAKDIRIEAPIPGKNAVGIEIPNKVASPVSLHEIFATDQFKEAKSPLTIGLGLDIAGRPVITNINKMPHGLIAGATGSGKSVCINTILTSIIFKATPREVRLLLIDPKMVELASYNDIPHLVSPVITDVKAATQALKWAVEEMEERYQKFVQTGARDINRYNQKMLEQNNPEGKMPYIVIVIDELADLMMVAPQDVEDSISRIAQKARACGIHLILATQRPSVDVITGLIKANIPTRIAFSVASQIDSRTIIDHAGAERLLGKGDMLFVENGARHPLRVQGAYVSDEEIDRITADARKREQVNYLFEQEDLLEKIEQEESEDELYEDVVAFVLDHNSASTSLLQRRFKIGYNRAARLIDTLEYNGIISGQNGSKPRTVLISKEDYHS, from the coding sequence ATGAGAGAAAGATTTATCGGTAAAATTAAGCAATTTTTTTCTTCTGAGCAACAAGAGGAAAAACAAGTCGCAATACCAAAGCAAAAAAGTAGTGAAACTATTAAAGCAAGAGTATCTTACCAATATCCGAAAAATGACTCTTTCCGTTTTCCAATGCCAATAGATCAACCGACAGTAGGGGATATGGAACGTGAGACAATAAGGCGTGATCGTCGTTATCACGAACGCCAAATTGAAGCCCCAGTTCCATCTACGAAGCGACCATTTAAGCCATCTGTGGTTGCTTCACCAATTCATGGATTCCAATCATATGAACATGATAATGAAGATTTACTAGATAAGCCAGCATTTTTACGACGTGACCGTGAATCTCGGATCAAGGACAGATTACAAAATGCAGAAGTTGATAATCAACAAGATAATCGTCAAAGTGAACCTGCAGTTGATGTTGATCTAAATGAGTTAATAAGTGAAAAACGTAAGAGTCAGATAACGAGTGATATGCCGTTACTAAAAGAGAAAGTTCAGCATACTGAAACCGAACCAGACGATAAGTTGGAACATCAAGAACCAGTGATTTCAACTAAAGATACAAAACAAGAACAAACATCACGAATACAAGAAAAAATGAGGCCATACAATGTCATCATGACACCTAGTGATAAGCGCCGATTACGTGAAAAAAAGATTCAACAAGTTAGCACAGAAAAACGTGAATTACCAAGTTTACATCTGTTAAATGATCAGCCAACTGGTTTAAATCAAGATCAAGCATGGATTGATGATCAAGCAAAAAAACTAACAGAAACGTTGGCTGAATTTAATGTAAATGCACAAGTAGTTAACGTGATGCAGGGACCTGCTGTCACTCGTTTTGAGATTAAACCTGAAATGGGCGTTAAGGTTAGTAAAATTCGTAATTTAAGTGATGATATTAAGCTAAATATGGCGGCAAAGGATATTCGAATCGAAGCACCAATCCCAGGGAAAAACGCAGTAGGGATTGAAATACCAAATAAAGTGGCTTCACCAGTAAGCTTGCATGAGATTTTTGCTACTGATCAATTCAAAGAAGCTAAATCGCCGTTAACCATTGGATTAGGCTTAGATATTGCTGGGCGACCAGTGATAACGAATATTAACAAAATGCCGCATGGATTAATTGCAGGTGCAACAGGATCAGGAAAAAGTGTTTGTATTAACACGATCTTAACTTCCATCATTTTCAAAGCAACACCAAGAGAAGTTCGATTGTTATTAATTGACCCGAAAATGGTTGAACTGGCATCGTATAATGATATCCCACATCTAGTATCACCTGTTATTACCGATGTGAAAGCTGCTACCCAAGCATTAAAGTGGGCAGTAGAAGAAATGGAAGAACGCTATCAGAAATTTGTTCAGACAGGTGCTCGTGATATCAATCGCTACAATCAAAAGATGCTAGAGCAAAATAATCCTGAAGGAAAAATGCCTTATATCGTTATTGTAATTGATGAGTTAGCAGATTTAATGATGGTCGCACCACAGGATGTTGAAGATTCAATTAGCCGGATTGCTCAAAAGGCTAGAGCTTGTGGGATCCACTTAATCCTTGCTACACAACGTCCATCAGTCGATGTTATTACTGGCTTGATTAAAGCAAATATTCCAACACGAATCGCATTTAGTGTAGCATCTCAAATTGATTCAAGAACGATTATTGATCACGCTGGAGCAGAACGATTATTAGGAAAAGGCGACATGCTATTTGTTGAGAATGGTGCTAGACACCCATTAAGGGTTCAAGGTGCATATGTATCTGATGAGGAGATCGACAGAATTACCGCAGATGCGCGGAAAAGAGAACAAGTAAATTATTTATTCGAGCAAGAGGACTTATTAGAAAAAATTGAACAAGAAGAAAGCGAAGATGAACTCTACGAAGATGTCGTTGCATTCGTACTAGATCATAATAGTGCTTCTACATCACTATTACAGCGTCGTTTTAAAATTGGTTATAACCGTGCTGCAAGATTGATTGATACATTAGAGTATAATGGTATCATATCTGGTCAAAATGGTAGTAAACCTAGAACAGTTCTTATCTCAAAAGAAGACTACCATTCATGA
- a CDS encoding nicotinate phosphoribosyltransferase — protein MEKELTRKLNGEIDRLTNETFKFDQRLKEGWFSAVYFLKTKEIAEKTKPNNEVVMQFFQKENAVLCGTDEAIALLHTFADNPENLEIHSLKDGDKISPFETVLTIKGPYQSFGYLEGVIDGILARRTSVATNVYNVVKAGRTSGKQKPIIFMGDRDDHYTQQAGDGYAAFIGGSTAQATHAMNEWWGKTGMGTMPHALIQLFEGDTVAAAKAYHEVYPEDDLTVLIDYNNDVITDALKVAREFGDTLKCVRLDTSNNMVDKYFLRNAHLLGKFDPRGVNPELIFALRKALDDEGYHHVKIMASGGFTEEKIRMFEKRNVPVDLYGVGRNLLDINIGFTGDNVILNGKPESKAGRQYQPNPRLEKVEYKK, from the coding sequence ATGGAAAAAGAACTTACGAGAAAATTAAATGGCGAGATTGATCGACTAACGAACGAAACATTTAAATTTGATCAGCGCCTAAAAGAGGGTTGGTTTTCAGCTGTCTATTTCTTAAAAACTAAAGAAATAGCTGAGAAAACAAAGCCTAATAATGAAGTTGTTATGCAGTTTTTCCAAAAAGAGAATGCAGTATTGTGCGGTACAGATGAGGCTATCGCATTACTACATACATTTGCAGATAACCCAGAAAATCTTGAGATCCATTCATTAAAGGATGGAGATAAGATTTCTCCATTTGAAACGGTACTAACAATAAAGGGACCTTATCAATCATTTGGTTATTTAGAAGGGGTTATCGATGGAATCCTAGCAAGACGTACATCCGTGGCAACAAATGTATATAATGTTGTAAAGGCGGGACGAACATCAGGTAAGCAGAAGCCGATTATATTTATGGGTGATCGTGATGATCACTACACGCAACAGGCTGGTGATGGTTATGCTGCATTTATTGGTGGATCTACTGCTCAAGCCACACATGCTATGAATGAGTGGTGGGGTAAGACGGGAATGGGTACGATGCCACATGCATTGATTCAGTTATTTGAAGGAGATACCGTTGCTGCTGCCAAAGCATATCATGAGGTGTACCCTGAAGATGATTTAACCGTATTAATTGATTACAATAATGACGTCATAACAGATGCTTTAAAAGTTGCTCGAGAATTTGGCGATACGTTAAAGTGTGTCCGTTTAGATACATCAAATAATATGGTTGACAAATATTTCTTAAGAAATGCACATCTATTAGGTAAATTTGATCCACGTGGAGTTAATCCAGAATTAATCTTTGCATTAAGAAAAGCTTTAGATGATGAGGGTTATCATCATGTGAAGATTATGGCAAGCGGTGGTTTTACAGAAGAGAAAATTCGTATGTTTGAAAAACGAAACGTACCAGTTGATTTATATGGGGTCGGTAGAAACTTATTAGATATAAATATTGGTTTTACAGGCGATAACGTTATCTTAAACGGAAAGCCAGAGTCCAAAGCAGGACGTCAATATCAACCGAACCCAAGATTAGAAAAAGTAGAATATAAAAAATAA